A stretch of Acidobacteriota bacterium DNA encodes these proteins:
- a CDS encoding four helix bundle protein, with the protein MGIRSHRDLRAWQQADAIRRRVVELCAQPEVKRDFGFCDQADRAAASACRNLAEGFSRYRHPDFARFVTIARASLGELLDSLDEALAKHYVERRQFEDLDQAIRKAMASANALRRYLHHSPTPKEHLSRPVTPPRK; encoded by the coding sequence GTGGGCATCCGTTCTCATCGTGACTTACGCGCGTGGCAGCAGGCCGATGCCATTCGCCGTCGCGTTGTGGAGTTGTGCGCCCAGCCCGAAGTGAAACGGGACTTCGGGTTCTGTGACCAGGCAGATCGCGCTGCGGCGTCCGCGTGTCGAAACCTCGCCGAAGGGTTCTCTCGATATCGCCACCCCGACTTCGCCCGATTCGTCACGATCGCCCGCGCCTCTCTCGGTGAATTGCTCGACAGTCTCGACGAGGCACTCGCGAAGCACTACGTTGAGCGTCGGCAATTTGAAGACCTCGATCAAGCCATCAGGAAGGCCATGGCCTCAGCGAACGCTCTGCGCCGATACTTGCACCACTCGCCCACCCCAAAGGAGCACCTCTCCCGGCCCGTGACGCCCCCACGCAAGTGA
- a CDS encoding gamma-glutamyltransferase family protein, which yields MPRTCSLFVLSLVFALAPSLSAQRPPVMGRNAGVSAGHPLTTAVAIEILQKGGNAFDAGVAAMLVGGVVEQDLYGFGGEGLVLVYPQSERAVTSVVGQGWAARAATIDWFTSRNKTLAGAGLDPVVVPGAPHAALTVLEKWGTLSFAQVSARAIEYARDGFPLRPRTASTIARNQDFIKAWPTNQKMWLKADGSLYEAGDTIRMPDLAATLQKMVDAERAAVIGGRAAGIAAARDRFYKGDIAREIVSFLRQHGSPFDEADFAEFYARVEPATSVTYRGYQVYKQGFNSQGPTLLQALNILETFDLQKMGHNSADYLHVVTEALKMGYADRDSYYADPSFVDVPATGLLSKAYAKQRASQIDMAKAEAAQVAGDPLPFDPAVKSWPFWRATGGTGGTAGTDGTGWIEGGRPMPGDADPSLKDTTHIAIIDKDGNVFDATPSGGWITGGVIAGNTGVGLSTRGEQFWLDPTKAGQIRPRSRPRYTLTPSIILQNGEPFLALGTPGGDNQEQTILQALLNVLEFRSAWYPNLHAAFELPRIQTFHFLGSFWPHRIDANRLDLETGIPQAVLDSLKARGHDVRFVPPFSISGCATGVMIDPRTGTRIAGADPRRDCYASAY from the coding sequence ATGCCCCGAACGTGTTCCCTGTTCGTGCTGAGCTTGGTGTTCGCATTGGCCCCGTCCCTGTCTGCGCAACGTCCGCCGGTGATGGGCCGGAACGCCGGCGTGTCGGCTGGGCATCCGCTGACGACCGCTGTGGCGATCGAGATCCTGCAGAAGGGTGGCAACGCATTTGATGCGGGTGTGGCGGCGATGCTTGTGGGCGGCGTGGTGGAGCAGGACCTGTATGGGTTTGGTGGCGAGGGCCTCGTCCTTGTGTATCCGCAGAGCGAACGTGCGGTGACGTCGGTGGTGGGGCAGGGGTGGGCGGCGAGGGCCGCGACGATTGACTGGTTCACGTCGCGCAACAAGACGCTGGCTGGCGCGGGGCTGGATCCGGTGGTCGTGCCAGGCGCCCCGCATGCCGCACTGACAGTGCTTGAAAAGTGGGGCACGTTGTCGTTTGCACAGGTCTCTGCGCGCGCCATTGAGTACGCACGCGACGGCTTCCCGCTGCGTCCGCGCACCGCGTCCACCATTGCGCGCAACCAGGACTTCATCAAGGCGTGGCCCACCAATCAGAAGATGTGGCTCAAGGCTGACGGATCGCTATACGAAGCGGGCGACACGATCCGGATGCCCGACCTTGCCGCCACGCTCCAGAAGATGGTGGACGCCGAACGGGCGGCGGTGATTGGTGGACGCGCTGCGGGCATCGCGGCCGCGCGCGATCGGTTTTACAAAGGCGACATCGCGCGCGAGATCGTCTCCTTCCTCAGGCAACACGGCTCGCCGTTCGACGAGGCGGACTTTGCGGAGTTCTACGCCCGCGTGGAGCCCGCCACCTCGGTGACATATCGCGGCTACCAGGTCTACAAACAGGGGTTCAACAGCCAAGGCCCCACGCTGCTTCAGGCGCTCAATATTCTCGAAACGTTCGACCTGCAGAAGATGGGGCACAACTCGGCGGATTACCTGCACGTGGTGACCGAGGCGCTCAAGATGGGGTACGCCGATCGCGACAGTTACTACGCCGACCCCTCGTTTGTGGACGTGCCGGCCACGGGGCTGCTTTCGAAGGCCTACGCGAAGCAGCGCGCATCGCAGATCGACATGGCGAAGGCCGAGGCCGCGCAGGTTGCCGGCGATCCGCTGCCGTTTGATCCAGCCGTGAAGTCGTGGCCGTTCTGGAGGGCGACTGGCGGAACTGGCGGAACTGCCGGAACTGACGGAACTGGCTGGATCGAAGGTGGACGGCCGATGCCTGGCGATGCCGATCCGTCGCTGAAAGACACCACGCACATCGCCATCATCGACAAAGACGGCAACGTATTCGATGCCACACCCTCGGGTGGCTGGATCACCGGCGGTGTGATCGCGGGCAACACCGGCGTGGGGCTTTCCACGCGTGGCGAACAGTTCTGGTTGGACCCGACGAAGGCCGGGCAGATCCGGCCGCGGTCACGGCCGCGTTACACGCTGACGCCGAGCATCATCCTGCAGAACGGGGAACCCTTCCTCGCGCTGGGGACGCCTGGCGGCGACAACCAGGAGCAGACGATCCTGCAGGCACTCTTGAACGTGCTCGAGTTTCGATCGGCCTGGTATCCCAACCTGCACGCGGCGTTTGAGCTGCCGCGCATCCAGACCTTCCACTTCCTGGGATCCTTCTGGCCGCACCGCATTGACGCCAACCGGCTCGATCTGGAAACGGGCATCCCGCAGGCCGTGCTCGATTCACTCAAAGCGCGCGGCCATGACGTCCGCTTCGTGCCGCCGTTCTCCATCAGTGGTTGCGCCACGGGCGTCATGATCGACCCTCGAACGGGGACGCGCATCGCAGGGGCCGACCCGCGACGCGATTGTTACGCGAGCGCTTACTGA
- a CDS encoding nucleotidyltransferase domain-containing protein has product MIPSRQTIRRVAIAANRWPVVGWINRIPYHLAVRSVTTLCRRYPEIASLHVTGSFARNDWTPGLSDIDFSVLVRTGLDPRAEFTFLQDLWREYRRRVRWFPMLGELEILPEDQAETFSRHGFTGHEMRHWRRLYGSPLPFAPATVSPERLRTERLRHVLRFYRYHFPRQSRRGAAETWLRLYRKIHRALDASETSLSRDATAAEFMAPSLAAISSYRTGSPAIGTAAPPVRPLQTDTNHVARRPLPPAMAGVAADLLGVAAGPWDLDHPYVMLADDLPLARVQDVMTAAALAFDEPIVFTRRAFTDFVHLVDPFLYFNLLRSRVVWGDDDPIPEVEAPSRDLVDAALRRSASDTYIFPFTESLEPLAPDAFRDLYLGWILRTLRYLEDGEVDLDFPTLEAYFGGTGRTCSSLPLSGEERFALCRRAAINIERLVAAAQSM; this is encoded by the coding sequence ATGATTCCCTCGCGGCAGACCATCCGGCGCGTGGCCATTGCGGCCAACCGCTGGCCGGTGGTTGGCTGGATCAACCGCATTCCGTATCACCTGGCGGTCCGTTCCGTCACGACACTCTGCCGGCGTTATCCCGAGATTGCGTCGCTGCACGTGACAGGCAGTTTCGCCAGAAACGATTGGACCCCGGGCCTGAGCGACATCGACTTCAGCGTGCTGGTTCGCACCGGCCTGGACCCGCGCGCGGAGTTCACGTTCCTGCAGGATCTGTGGCGGGAGTATCGCCGGCGCGTGCGCTGGTTTCCCATGCTGGGGGAACTGGAGATTCTCCCGGAGGATCAGGCCGAGACCTTTTCGCGCCACGGCTTCACCGGGCACGAAATGCGGCACTGGCGCCGACTCTACGGATCGCCGCTGCCGTTTGCCCCTGCCACAGTTTCGCCGGAACGACTTCGGACGGAGCGATTGCGCCATGTGCTGAGGTTCTATCGCTATCACTTCCCTCGACAGTCGCGCCGGGGCGCAGCGGAGACCTGGCTGCGGTTGTATCGGAAGATCCATCGCGCGCTGGACGCTTCTGAGACTTCGCTCTCTCGCGATGCGACGGCGGCCGAGTTCATGGCCCCGTCACTGGCCGCGATCTCCTCTTACCGAACCGGTTCGCCGGCAATCGGCACCGCGGCCCCACCGGTACGTCCACTACAGACGGACACCAACCATGTGGCCCGTCGGCCATTGCCGCCCGCGATGGCAGGCGTGGCCGCCGACCTCCTCGGAGTGGCTGCCGGTCCGTGGGACCTCGATCACCCGTACGTGATGCTTGCAGACGACCTGCCGCTCGCGCGCGTGCAGGACGTCATGACCGCCGCAGCGTTGGCGTTTGACGAGCCGATTGTCTTCACACGTCGCGCATTCACCGACTTCGTGCACCTGGTTGATCCGTTCCTGTACTTCAACCTCCTCCGCAGCCGTGTGGTTTGGGGCGACGATGATCCCATTCCGGAGGTCGAGGCGCCAAGCCGCGATCTGGTGGACGCGGCCCTTCGGCGGTCGGCTTCCGATACCTACATCTTCCCCTTCACGGAATCGTTGGAACCGCTTGCGCCAGACGCGTTCCGCGATCTGTATCTCGGCTGGATTCTCCGGACGCTTCGGTATCTGGAGGACGGCGAGGTTGATCTGGATTTCCCCACGCTCGAGGCGTACTTCGGCGGCACCGGTCGGACCTGCTCGTCATTGCCCCTGTCGGGCGAGGAGCGGTTTGCGCTGTGCCGCCGCGCGGCCATCAACATCGAGCGCCTGGTCGCGGCCGCTCAATCGATGTAG
- a CDS encoding carboxypeptidase regulatory-like domain-containing protein — MQRCVLPLCVVVGVAAFALTGAPMSAARQVGSASSQGGGRGGDVTTSFTTPEAPATTGTGAISGVVTDAATGQPLQGALVQLIGGGTARGAAPPRTRQRTDSRGRYLFTKLPASEAYGVSAARQGYFDGAFKSAPGTMTSSRIDLRDGQWLAKVDVALQRPAAITGTVRDERGEPVVGVPVQALLDARIAGRTRRASGPSAVTDDRGMYRLGNLRPGRYLIHVPNVQVTLPDGTAAVGLAATNPSSTPTPPLNLMRSTEAGRSDGLGVLVGYFPTPPPGTSATAYPMMYHPSARSMDQAAPVSVDFGEQRTNIDVQLMLVPSFRVSGRVLGTGEALAKLPVRLVPVGAEDLGTGAEAALTMTDAGGAFTFLNVPVGEYTVVAANTQGGYASSNNASRGLLPARANFFSGSMSSGTVPGANGLNYSARATSGTWALGRALVSVGDRDVLDLAVPLVAGVVVSGHFLWDGSPSPPEAVRNVPLVRLEPADGNLVLGIPIGGMGRLPDPMAAPLPFSFNSVLPGRYTFGANILAANYVVEAIEYGGRDLLSTPLVVDGDKDITGIIVRLSSKTMSVTGFIRSAAGALADGGAVIFFPTDRAQWQDNGITAQRFGTASITASGSYRAPTLPPGEYYAAAVPDADRQRSLDPDFLLTLISQASRITLSPGSNITQDLRMIVGGR; from the coding sequence ATGCAGCGATGTGTCCTGCCGTTATGCGTCGTCGTCGGTGTGGCCGCCTTCGCGCTGACAGGCGCGCCAATGAGCGCAGCTCGCCAGGTGGGGTCCGCTAGCAGCCAGGGCGGTGGCCGGGGCGGCGATGTGACGACGTCGTTTACAACGCCCGAGGCTCCGGCAACGACAGGCACGGGTGCCATCAGCGGCGTGGTCACGGATGCGGCCACGGGGCAGCCGCTTCAGGGGGCGCTCGTGCAGCTCATTGGCGGTGGCACGGCGCGCGGTGCCGCGCCGCCACGAACACGGCAGCGTACTGACTCGCGCGGCCGCTACCTCTTCACGAAGTTGCCCGCGTCCGAAGCGTACGGCGTGAGCGCGGCACGTCAGGGCTACTTTGACGGCGCATTCAAGAGCGCGCCCGGCACGATGACCTCGTCACGCATTGACTTGCGCGATGGCCAGTGGCTTGCCAAGGTCGACGTCGCGCTGCAGCGGCCGGCTGCGATCACCGGCACGGTGCGCGACGAACGAGGGGAACCAGTGGTCGGCGTCCCGGTTCAGGCCCTGCTCGATGCGCGCATCGCGGGCCGCACCAGACGCGCGTCGGGGCCGTCGGCCGTGACTGATGATCGCGGTATGTATCGGCTCGGCAACTTGCGCCCAGGCCGATACCTCATTCACGTGCCAAACGTGCAGGTCACGCTTCCAGACGGAACGGCAGCCGTCGGACTGGCGGCCACGAACCCTTCCAGCACGCCCACTCCCCCACTCAATCTGATGCGCTCGACCGAAGCGGGCAGAAGCGATGGGTTGGGTGTACTCGTGGGCTATTTCCCAACGCCCCCGCCCGGAACCAGCGCGACGGCCTACCCGATGATGTATCACCCGTCCGCACGCTCGATGGACCAAGCAGCGCCGGTCTCGGTGGACTTCGGCGAGCAGCGGACGAATATCGACGTGCAATTGATGCTCGTCCCGTCGTTCCGAGTGTCTGGGCGCGTTCTCGGAACCGGCGAAGCACTAGCCAAACTCCCTGTGCGGCTGGTGCCGGTCGGCGCCGAAGACCTGGGCACCGGAGCGGAAGCCGCCTTGACCATGACCGATGCTGGGGGCGCATTTACCTTTCTGAACGTCCCGGTCGGGGAGTACACGGTTGTCGCCGCGAACACGCAGGGTGGCTACGCCTCCTCGAACAATGCGTCACGCGGTTTGCTTCCTGCGCGAGCCAACTTCTTCTCCGGCAGCATGAGTAGCGGAACGGTTCCAGGAGCGAACGGGCTGAACTACAGCGCTCGCGCCACCAGTGGCACCTGGGCTCTGGGCCGCGCGCTGGTGAGCGTCGGTGACCGGGACGTTCTGGATCTGGCCGTGCCTCTTGTGGCGGGCGTTGTGGTGTCGGGTCACTTCCTCTGGGATGGAAGCCCGTCGCCACCAGAGGCCGTTCGGAATGTCCCGCTCGTTCGCCTCGAACCAGCCGACGGCAATCTCGTTCTCGGGATACCCATCGGTGGAATGGGCCGCCTGCCGGACCCGATGGCGGCGCCACTGCCCTTCTCTTTCAATTCGGTCCTGCCCGGCCGATACACGTTCGGCGCCAATATTCTCGCTGCGAACTACGTCGTCGAGGCGATCGAATACGGCGGTCGCGACTTGTTGAGCACGCCGCTCGTGGTCGACGGCGACAAAGACATCACCGGCATCATCGTCCGCCTCTCGAGCAAAACGATGTCTGTCACGGGCTTCATCAGAAGCGCCGCTGGGGCGCTTGCCGATGGCGGCGCTGTGATCTTCTTTCCAACCGACCGCGCCCAGTGGCAAGACAATGGGATCACCGCGCAGCGGTTCGGCACGGCCAGCATCACGGCTTCGGGATCGTATCGAGCACCAACACTACCGCCGGGCGAGTACTACGCTGCCGCCGTACCCGACGCCGACCGGCAGCGCTCCCTGGACCCCGACTTTCTCCTTACGCTCATCAGCCAGGCTTCGCGCATCACGCTCTCGCCCGGTAGCAACATAACCCAGGACCTGCGAATGATCGTGGGTGGGCGATGA
- a CDS encoding NAD-dependent epimerase/dehydratase family protein, whose product MKALITGSGGLIGSACARTFGACGWEVTGIDNDTRAQLFGPAASTRAVVESLTREVRGYQHHALDIRDRAAMRDLMRATRPALIVHAAAQPSHDMAASIPYEDFEINAVGTLNLLTAAREFAPESPFCFVSTNKVYGSHPNDLPLIETPTRWDYRDNPNGVDETMSVDQCLHSLFGASKLSADIVCQEFGRYFGMPVGIFRGGCLTGPHHAAVELHGFLNYIVKCAVRGVPYVVNGYKGKQVRDQIHASDVADLFLAFHAAPRAGEVYNLGGGRENSVSILEAIAFLKGAGHNLECSYREAPRVGDHVCYISNITKLRSHFPAWQIRHTLPQILSELIAHYEQAS is encoded by the coding sequence ATGAAGGCATTGATTACAGGATCCGGCGGGTTGATCGGGTCGGCGTGTGCGAGGACGTTCGGCGCGTGTGGCTGGGAGGTAACCGGCATCGACAACGACACCCGCGCGCAGCTCTTCGGGCCGGCTGCGAGTACGAGGGCCGTCGTGGAGTCGTTGACCCGGGAGGTGCGGGGCTACCAGCACCACGCGCTCGACATCCGCGACCGGGCAGCGATGCGCGACCTGATGCGGGCCACGCGGCCGGCGCTGATCGTGCACGCGGCGGCGCAACCCTCACACGACATGGCGGCGAGCATTCCCTACGAGGATTTTGAGATTAACGCCGTGGGGACCCTGAATCTGCTGACCGCGGCCCGGGAGTTCGCGCCGGAGTCGCCGTTTTGTTTTGTCAGCACCAACAAGGTCTACGGGAGCCATCCGAACGATCTGCCGCTCATCGAGACACCCACGCGCTGGGACTACCGTGACAACCCCAACGGCGTGGATGAAACCATGAGTGTGGACCAGTGCCTGCACTCGTTGTTTGGCGCCTCGAAGCTGTCCGCCGACATTGTGTGCCAGGAATTCGGCCGGTATTTCGGGATGCCCGTGGGGATCTTCAGAGGTGGGTGCCTCACAGGTCCGCATCATGCCGCCGTGGAACTGCACGGGTTCCTGAACTACATCGTCAAGTGTGCCGTTCGTGGTGTGCCGTATGTGGTCAACGGCTACAAAGGCAAGCAGGTACGCGACCAGATTCACGCCAGTGATGTGGCGGACCTGTTCCTGGCGTTTCATGCCGCGCCGCGCGCTGGCGAGGTCTACAACCTTGGTGGCGGGCGCGAAAACAGCGTGTCGATCCTCGAAGCGATCGCGTTCCTGAAAGGCGCGGGGCACAACCTGGAATGTTCCTACCGTGAAGCGCCGCGCGTCGGAGACCATGTCTGTTACATCTCGAACATCACAAAGCTCCGAAGTCACTTTCCGGCGTGGCAGATCCGGCACACCCTTCCCCAGATCCTCTCAGAGCTGATTGCCCACTACGAGCAGGCATCCTGA
- a CDS encoding acetamidase/formamidase family protein: protein MRKVVRSIGLMAAMAAMAIGVPALVAQGPKTHRLEATPETVAYGYYWSEAKPVLRIASGDIIDVDTLLTNTPNGLTRAGVPAEKIQESLKAIVAGVTGDRRGPGGHILTGPVYVEGAEPGDVLEVKVLSIDLPIDYGYNGCSGFIPANCDRAQGTKIIQLDRKTMTAEFLPGIVIPLKPFFGSMGVAPAPEVGRVSSNPPSRHAGNLDNRELVAGSTLFIPVFVPGALFEVGDGHAAQGDGEVDQTAIETSLRGKLQLTVRKDMRLTWPRAETATDYIAMATDPDLTVATTLAIQEMVDFLASAKGLTKHQAYQLVSIAGHVAITQLVDKPNLGVHVKLPKAIFVTK, encoded by the coding sequence ATGCGGAAAGTGGTGCGCTCGATTGGGCTGATGGCGGCGATGGCGGCGATGGCCATTGGTGTGCCGGCGCTGGTGGCGCAGGGGCCCAAAACGCATCGGCTTGAGGCGACGCCTGAGACGGTGGCGTATGGGTACTACTGGTCGGAGGCGAAGCCGGTGTTGCGGATCGCGTCGGGCGACATCATCGACGTCGATACCCTGCTGACGAACACGCCGAACGGCCTCACGCGCGCGGGCGTGCCGGCAGAGAAGATCCAGGAGTCGCTCAAGGCGATCGTGGCCGGGGTCACCGGCGATCGCCGGGGACCCGGCGGCCACATTCTGACAGGCCCGGTTTACGTGGAAGGCGCTGAGCCTGGCGATGTGCTCGAGGTCAAGGTCCTGTCGATCGATCTCCCCATCGACTACGGCTACAACGGATGCAGCGGATTCATCCCGGCCAACTGCGACCGTGCTCAGGGCACGAAGATCATCCAGCTCGATCGCAAGACGATGACGGCTGAGTTTTTGCCGGGGATTGTGATTCCGCTCAAGCCGTTCTTCGGGAGTATGGGTGTGGCGCCGGCGCCGGAAGTGGGCCGCGTCAGCAGCAATCCGCCGAGCCGGCACGCCGGCAACCTCGACAACCGTGAACTGGTGGCTGGGTCCACGCTCTTCATCCCCGTGTTTGTGCCGGGCGCATTGTTTGAAGTCGGCGACGGCCACGCGGCACAGGGTGATGGCGAAGTAGACCAGACCGCCATCGAGACGTCGCTGCGCGGAAAGCTGCAGCTGACCGTTCGCAAAGACATGCGCCTGACCTGGCCGCGCGCGGAGACTGCGACCGACTACATCGCCATGGCCACCGACCCAGATCTGACCGTGGCCACCACGCTCGCCATTCAGGAGATGGTGGACTTCCTCGCGTCAGCCAAAGGCCTGACGAAGCACCAGGCCTATCAACTGGTGAGCATCGCCGGACATGTGGCGATCACGCAGCTCGTGGACAAACCCAATCTGGGTGTCCACGTGAAGCTCCCCAAGGCGATTTTCGTCACGAAATGA
- a CDS encoding ATP-binding cassette domain-containing protein: MSLFALGAPRGRVRVDRGTVRTDTGELLRGGAVWVYKYGDDTGVTRYASDPAYYRRLRRAHVNAVRVICFDPWQKSHDFPCYDVTNPHDRKRLLKRLDRIVHLAGQAGLYALINYHDVGRVDQDAADAFWQAVAPRYAHLPHVFYELLNEPVQWFPEHYTPEVIAYQERLYRTVRTLAPETHLVLLTFPNTAGFVDGCTMTTVVEQLTAPDWSNASVAFHAYYTGGTSAPILSLRERVPVINTEVCALVPHDDADKVKPMDGDEWGSQTMERIGVSWFAWLADGHERFAANFERGFLVDAREKGYEWVEPAVPTLPIRACSRVMGLRPRHVAALTGLSLVTAALDAVMLVLLVPMIQGAVGGSFEFLANTPLLGSLTSGATFARAFLTLAGLVFLTGLLRNASQFGLDMTEGWLYGRFSQALSIFAYERYLSFGKSYFDRNVTGRLNALIDYHHDVLNLYQSVLRALSTTLVVCAYVAVMLFISWRLTLVALILFPLVHAASRWFLRRSTETAGEINAANLEAGHHKWQMMSALPLYRAFAFEKGALADYRGVTERLRQASLRLWKLRSVTARLLSSGTLVALLAMLTMAFAVGRTSPSQMAGMLVFFFVVRLAMPELARFQAIEADVLEKLPKAREFALLFDDRDKFIVPSGRRPFAGVHTAIEFRGLTFRYPDGPDVLSDINLTLERGSTVAIVGPSGAGKSSLTHVLLRFYDVAPGSILIDGIDIRDYSIESLRRGIAIVSQNVMLLNQSLRHNLVIGLTRDVHDDEIRAVLRTAQLDDVLESLPHGLDTPLGEAGSRLSAGQQQRVAIARAMLKHASLLILDEATSALDSMTEAAVQQTIERALDGTTSLVIAHRLSTIRNADRIAVLDGGRIVEAGTLAELLERKGLFHQLWQRQTFS; encoded by the coding sequence ATGAGCCTGTTCGCGTTGGGGGCTCCGCGTGGGCGCGTGCGCGTCGATCGGGGCACCGTTCGCACCGACACGGGCGAACTGCTGCGCGGCGGAGCCGTGTGGGTCTACAAATACGGTGATGACACAGGCGTGACCCGCTACGCGTCGGATCCAGCGTACTACCGCCGCCTCCGACGCGCCCACGTGAATGCCGTCCGCGTCATCTGCTTTGACCCCTGGCAGAAGTCCCATGACTTCCCCTGCTACGACGTCACGAATCCACACGATCGTAAACGTCTGCTGAAGCGGCTCGATCGCATCGTCCACCTGGCCGGCCAGGCCGGGCTGTACGCCCTCATCAACTACCACGACGTGGGTCGCGTGGACCAGGACGCTGCCGACGCCTTCTGGCAAGCCGTTGCACCGCGCTACGCGCACCTGCCCCACGTGTTTTACGAACTTCTCAACGAACCGGTGCAGTGGTTCCCCGAACACTACACGCCGGAAGTCATCGCGTACCAGGAACGCTTGTACCGGACCGTGCGGACCCTTGCGCCCGAAACGCATCTGGTCCTGCTCACGTTCCCGAACACCGCCGGCTTCGTGGACGGATGCACCATGACAACCGTTGTCGAACAGCTCACCGCGCCTGATTGGAGTAACGCCTCGGTCGCTTTTCACGCCTACTACACCGGCGGGACCAGCGCTCCGATCCTGTCACTGCGGGAACGCGTCCCCGTCATCAACACCGAAGTTTGCGCTCTCGTGCCCCATGACGACGCCGACAAGGTGAAGCCCATGGACGGCGACGAGTGGGGCTCGCAGACCATGGAACGTATCGGCGTGAGCTGGTTCGCCTGGCTTGCGGACGGGCACGAACGATTCGCGGCGAACTTCGAACGAGGCTTCCTGGTTGATGCCCGGGAGAAGGGATATGAGTGGGTCGAGCCAGCCGTCCCGACATTGCCGATCCGTGCCTGCTCGCGCGTGATGGGTTTGCGCCCCAGACACGTCGCAGCGCTCACCGGCCTGTCGCTCGTCACGGCGGCGCTCGACGCCGTGATGCTGGTCCTGTTGGTGCCGATGATTCAGGGCGCGGTTGGAGGGAGCTTCGAGTTCCTGGCGAATACGCCGTTGCTGGGCTCCCTCACCAGCGGCGCCACCTTCGCGCGTGCGTTCCTGACGTTGGCGGGACTTGTATTTCTGACCGGACTGCTGCGAAACGCCTCACAGTTCGGGTTGGACATGACGGAAGGATGGCTCTATGGCCGGTTCTCCCAGGCGCTCTCGATATTTGCGTACGAGCGCTACCTTTCGTTCGGCAAAAGCTACTTCGACCGCAACGTCACCGGCCGGCTCAACGCCCTCATCGACTATCACCACGACGTACTGAACCTGTATCAAAGCGTGCTCCGTGCCCTGTCAACCACGCTGGTGGTGTGCGCCTACGTGGCGGTGATGCTCTTCATTTCCTGGCGGCTGACACTCGTGGCGCTCATCCTGTTTCCCCTCGTGCATGCCGCGTCGCGCTGGTTCCTGCGCCGCAGCACGGAAACCGCAGGCGAGATCAACGCGGCGAACCTCGAGGCCGGCCATCACAAGTGGCAGATGATGTCTGCCCTGCCGCTGTATCGGGCGTTCGCCTTTGAGAAAGGGGCACTGGCAGACTATCGCGGCGTAACCGAACGCCTTCGCCAGGCCAGCTTGCGTCTCTGGAAACTGCGCAGCGTCACGGCCCGCCTGCTCAGTTCGGGAACATTGGTGGCGCTGCTCGCGATGTTGACGATGGCTTTCGCCGTCGGACGCACGAGCCCTTCCCAAATGGCAGGCATGCTGGTGTTCTTCTTTGTGGTTCGGCTCGCGATGCCGGAACTGGCCCGCTTTCAGGCGATTGAGGCCGACGTCCTTGAGAAGTTGCCGAAGGCCAGAGAGTTTGCCCTGCTCTTTGACGACCGGGACAAATTCATCGTCCCGTCGGGCCGGCGCCCGTTTGCCGGGGTGCACACGGCGATTGAGTTTCGCGGGCTTACCTTTCGTTACCCCGATGGCCCGGATGTTCTGTCCGATATCAATCTGACACTTGAACGCGGCTCCACGGTCGCCATAGTCGGCCCAAGCGGCGCCGGAAAATCTTCGCTCACCCACGTGCTCCTGCGCTTCTACGACGTCGCGCCAGGCTCCATCCTCATCGACGGCATCGACATTCGCGACTATTCGATAGAGTCTCTTCGCCGTGGCATCGCCATCGTCAGCCAGAATGTGATGCTCCTGAATCAGTCCCTTCGCCACAACCTGGTGATTGGGCTCACTCGCGACGTGCACGACGATGAGATTAGGGCCGTGCTTCGGACGGCGCAGCTCGACGATGTATTGGAATCGCTGCCCCATGGCCTCGATACGCCGCTTGGGGAGGCCGGGTCGCGACTCTCCGCCGGCCAGCAGCAGCGGGTGGCGATTGCCAGGGCGATGCTGAAACACGCATCGCTCCTCATCCTGGATGAGGCCACGAGCGCTCTTGATTCGATGACAGAGGCGGCCGTGCAACAGACCATTGAGCGCGCGCTTGATGGCACCACGTCTCTGGTCATCGCCCATCGGCTTTCCACCATCCGCAATGCCGATCGCATCGCCGTCCTCGACGGCGGCAGGATCGTCGAGGCCGGCACGCTCGCCGAATTGCTGGAGCGAAAGGGTCTGTTTCACCAACTGTGGCAGCGTCAAACGTTTTCATGA